The proteins below come from a single Mercenaria mercenaria strain notata chromosome 3, MADL_Memer_1, whole genome shotgun sequence genomic window:
- the LOC123525432 gene encoding uncharacterized protein LOC123525432 — protein sequence MDLDSSFGKEFSEGSSVYSGKVSEDVATMHCDPCLTEMNSVLAEKYCEECNQYLCETCIRYHKKFASTTSHVLVDIGTSPKPRAYDIFNIDHPIEPEEVQSSSGTSKHAHKYENTALVHIGDVCVKTSRDRHDCNITGAELLTTDFLVLADSKNNAIKILDTKHREVVAEYTLSSAPWDVTVVEEGLLAPEQLAVTLPEERKIQFLTLNHGELTEGRRLKVDGDCRGIAYSDNRLAVTCDAPTPCKVEILDMNGRIIKTLSKNVHGKDLFQCPQNIAVSHDGTYLFVTDRITCDVTKITFDGKVVAMYDDSELCSPEGIVATRDGTLIVCNYKNNMLHLVSEECEKLKIIKPLSDHVVCPTAVCFCEERNRLYVSRYWTGAHPLYVNNINILEFELQPK from the coding sequence atggatttaGATAGCTCATTTGGCAAAGAGTTTTCAGAAGGGAGTTCAGTGTATTCAGGCAAGGTGTCCGAGGATGTCGCGACAATGCACTGTGACCCTTGTCTCACCGAGATGAATTCTGTGCTAGCGGAGAAGTATTGTGAGGAGTGTAATCAGTATCTTTGTGAAACATGTATACGGTATCACAAGAAGTTTGCGTCAACGACGAGTCATGTACTTGTGGACATAGGCACGTCGCCGAAACCtcgggcatatgatatatttaacatTGATCACCCGATAGAACCAGAAGAAGTACAGTCGTCTTCCGGCACGTCGAAGCATGCtcataaatatgaaaataccGCGTTGGTACACATCGGTGACGTATGCGTTAAAACGTCGAGAGACAGGCACGACTGCAACATAACTGGAGCAGAACTTCTCACCACCGACTTTCTTGTGTTAGCGGATAGCAAAAACAATGCGATAAAAATATTAGACACCAAGCATCGAGAAGTAGTCGCGGAATATACATTATCGTCTGCTCCATGGGATGTAACTGTAGTAGAAGAAGGGTTGCTGGCACCAGAACAGTTGGCAGTGACGCTTCCAGAAGAACGCAAAATCCAGTTCCTTACGTTAAACCATGGAGAGCTGACCGAGGGCCGACGTCTGAAAGTGGATGGGGATTGTCGTGGGATTGCGTATAGCGATAACAGGCTAGCGGTTACATGCGATGCGCCGACCCCTTGCAAAGTAGAAATTCTCGATATGAATGGGCGTATTATTAAAACACTAAGCAAAAATGTGCATGGGAAAGATTTATTCCAATGTCCGCAAAACATAGCTGTTTCCCATGACGGGACGTATTTGTTCGTTACTGATCGCATTACGTGTGACGTCACTAAGATTACGTTTGACGGGAAGGTTGTTGCGATGTATGACGATAGCGAGCTATGCAGTCCGGAAGGAATTGTTGCTACACGTGATGGGACGTTAATTGTCTGcaactacaaaaacaacatgcTGCATCTGGTCTCAGAGGAATGTGAGAAACTAAAGATTATTAAACCACTAAGTGATCACGTAGTGTGCCCGACGGCCGTCTGCTTTTGCGAGGAACGTAACAGGTTGTATGTCAGCCGATACTGGACTGGTGCACATCCCCTTTATGTCAATAATATCAACATCCTCGAGTTTGAACTGCAAccgaaatag